Proteins found in one Artemia franciscana chromosome 13, ASM3288406v1, whole genome shotgun sequence genomic segment:
- the LOC136034340 gene encoding uncharacterized protein LOC136034340, with protein MRSQRKAREVGLSINVDKSKSLSTSGSPLTLQCSDKSVEQVQEFKYLGSWIENTGDVTFEIKRRIGQASGAFNRLTPIWRSNKYSLRLKLRLFNSNVLSILMHASECWKLNQQLEKRILGFENICLRRILKISWHPKITNREIRLKTNQPIVTEVLKKRRWTYLGHVLSMPEDRLPSRVYQWQPEGTRRRGRPKHTLWRQYDRDLKKANISPTPQWEDITAAAELRDEWIDFVDALCATDGSGGSKV; from the coding sequence ATGAGATCTCAGAGAAAAGCCCGAGAGGTCGGATTGTCGATCAACGTCGACAAATCAAAAAGTTTGTCCACATCTGGTTCCCCCCTAACTCTTCAATGCTCCGATAAATCTGTTGAACAGGTCCAAGAATTTAAATACTTAGGAAGCTGGATAGAAAATACTGGCGATGTAACATTTGAAATCAAGAGAAGGATTGGACAAGCATCAGGTGCCTTCAACAGACTAACACCAATTTGGAGAAGCAACAAATACTCACTCCGTTTAAAGTTGCGCCTGTTCAACAGCAATGTGTTGTCTATATTGATGCACGCcagtgaatgttggaaactcAACCAACAACTTGAGAAACGTATCCTTGGATTCGAAAACATTTGCCTTCGAAGGATCCTCAAAATCAGTTGGCATCCGAAAATTACCAATAGGGAAATCCGGCTGAAAACAAACCAGCCCATAGTGACCGAAGTTTTGAAGAAACGAAGATGGACATATTTGGGTCACGTTCTAAGCATGCCCGAAGACAGACTGCCCTCAAGAGTGTATCAGTGGCAGCCTGAAGGAACACGAAGACGAGGCCGACCAAAACACACACTGTGGAGGCAGTATGATCGGGACCTGAAAAAGGCAAACATTTCCCCCACTCCGCAATGGGAAGATATCACTGCAGCCGCAGAGCTTCGTGATGAATGGATAGActttgtcgacgccctatgtGCAACcgatggctcaggaggatctaaggtctaa